A DNA window from Mucilaginibacter xinganensis contains the following coding sequences:
- a CDS encoding peroxiredoxin-like family protein, producing MKKYILIALVLGFCLPGMAQTALKSGTQAPAFTAKDNTGKNLDLKALLKSHKSVVLFFYRGQWCPYCNKHIQQLQDSLQLLTAKGAYVIGVTPETGENINKTIEKTHASFSIIQDKDNSIMKAYNVNYTVDANLYAKLKGYGVDLEKGNGNTDHVLPVPATYIINSAGKIIFMHFDKDYTQRPSVSQIAKNL from the coding sequence ATGAAAAAATATATACTTATTGCCTTAGTTCTGGGCTTTTGTTTACCGGGAATGGCGCAAACCGCCCTTAAAAGCGGCACTCAGGCGCCTGCATTTACAGCTAAAGATAACACCGGAAAAAATTTGGATCTGAAGGCATTGCTTAAGAGCCACAAATCGGTGGTGTTATTTTTTTACCGTGGCCAGTGGTGCCCCTATTGTAATAAACACATCCAGCAATTGCAGGATTCGTTGCAGCTATTAACCGCAAAGGGAGCTTATGTAATTGGCGTGACCCCCGAAACAGGTGAAAATATTAATAAGACCATCGAAAAAACGCACGCCTCGTTTTCAATCATCCAGGACAAGGATAATTCTATTATGAAAGCGTATAATGTAAACTATACGGTTGATGCCAACTTGTATGCAAAATTAAAGGGTTATGGCGTTGATCTTGAAAAAGGCAACGGCAATACAGACCATGTGCTGCCTGTGCCGGCTACCTATATTATTAACAGCGCCGGAAAAATTATATTTATGCACTTTGACAAGGATTATACGCAAAGGCCA
- a CDS encoding sigma-70 family RNA polymerase sigma factor, producing the protein MDHQLNPHHWVAAHADYLFGFAITRINDEELAKDLVQETFLAALQRATHFEGKSSERTWLTAILKNKIIDVYRKRSSGLQNKTVAEAEKEQSDFFNADDGHWTRESGPKEFGIEEKDSLESKEFEQIMKKCLQKLPALWMAVFTMKHIDEEATEFICTELKVTAANFWVIIHRAKINLRACLQRNWI; encoded by the coding sequence ATGGATCATCAACTTAATCCGCATCACTGGGTGGCGGCACATGCCGATTACCTGTTTGGCTTCGCTATTACCCGTATTAATGATGAAGAGCTCGCAAAGGACCTGGTGCAGGAAACCTTTTTAGCCGCGTTACAGCGTGCAACGCATTTTGAAGGTAAAAGCTCGGAGCGAACCTGGCTTACCGCTATCCTAAAAAATAAAATAATTGATGTGTACCGTAAAAGATCGTCGGGGCTACAAAACAAAACAGTAGCGGAAGCAGAAAAGGAGCAAAGTGATTTTTTTAATGCGGATGACGGGCACTGGACCAGGGAAAGCGGGCCTAAAGAGTTTGGGATAGAGGAGAAGGACAGTTTGGAGAGCAAGGAGTTTGAGCAGATAATGAAAAAATGTCTTCAAAAGCTTCCGGCTTTATGGATGGCCGTATTTACCATGAAGCATATTGATGAAGAAGCGACAGAATTTATTTGTACAGAGTTAAAAGTAACAGCAGCAAACTTTTGGGTGATCATTCATCGCGCCAAAATCAATTTAAGGGCTTGCCTTCAGCGTAACTGGATTTAA
- a CDS encoding DUF2200 domain-containing protein, whose protein sequence is MNNTNTHDERIAKMTFASVYPLYLAKVERKGRTKEELQQVIEWLTGFNNEKLEELIEEKATFETFFQGASLNPNAGLITGVICGYRVEEIENPLTQQVRYLDKLVDELAKGRKMEKILRNA, encoded by the coding sequence ATGAACAACACCAACACACATGATGAACGTATTGCAAAAATGACCTTCGCCTCGGTTTATCCCTTGTACCTTGCAAAAGTTGAGAGGAAAGGAAGAACAAAAGAGGAGCTGCAACAGGTGATAGAATGGCTAACCGGCTTCAATAATGAGAAACTGGAAGAACTAATTGAAGAAAAAGCAACTTTTGAAACATTCTTTCAAGGGGCATCGCTCAATCCTAATGCAGGCCTCATCACCGGGGTAATCTGTGGGTACCGTGTAGAAGAAATTGAAAATCCGTTGACGCAACAGGTTAGATATTTAGATAAGCTGGTGGATGAACTGGCGAAGGGGAGAAAGATGGAGAAGATCTTGCGAAACGCCTAA
- a CDS encoding DUF1223 domain-containing protein has product MKPIKTFSLVAVLIAAALASTAFINFKPLKKAAAANKGFAVIELFTSEGCSSCPPADALVARIEKESKDKPVYILSFHVDYWNRLGWKDQFSSADFSKRQSEYSRYLNLQGVYTPQIVVNGKTEFVGSEEGTLRNAIRTNLEKLSSAQVELNISAIDQKQASLNYTVEGADKNTVLQVAVLEKAATSKVTRGENDGRTLSHVQIVRELQQVALAANNGTANIELPHGFDSKNWEVIGFLQNRTTGAITGAARASFSANAIASAAVKEMK; this is encoded by the coding sequence ATGAAACCGATTAAAACATTTAGCCTGGTTGCCGTACTTATAGCCGCAGCTTTGGCCTCAACAGCTTTTATAAATTTTAAGCCATTAAAAAAAGCTGCCGCCGCAAACAAGGGCTTTGCGGTTATTGAACTGTTTACTTCCGAAGGCTGTTCCAGCTGTCCGCCCGCTGATGCATTGGTTGCCAGAATTGAAAAAGAGAGTAAAGACAAGCCTGTTTATATTTTATCGTTCCACGTTGATTACTGGAACCGCTTGGGCTGGAAGGACCAGTTCAGCTCAGCCGATTTTTCAAAACGCCAAAGTGAATATTCAAGGTATTTAAACCTGCAGGGCGTTTATACTCCGCAAATAGTTGTAAACGGTAAAACAGAGTTTGTTGGTTCGGAAGAAGGAACCCTGCGTAATGCTATCCGTACCAATCTGGAAAAATTATCATCGGCACAGGTTGAATTGAACATTTCGGCGATTGATCAAAAACAGGCAAGCCTTAATTATACTGTTGAAGGTGCGGATAAAAACACCGTTTTACAGGTGGCCGTTTTGGAAAAAGCAGCAACATCAAAAGTAACGCGCGGCGAAAATGACGGCCGCACGTTATCGCATGTTCAAATTGTGCGCGAATTACAGCAGGTAGCACTGGCCGCAAACAACGGCACAGCCAATATAGAATTGCCACATGGCTTTGATTCAAAAAACTGGGAAGTTATCGGCTTTCTACAAAACAGGACAACAGGTGCCATTACAGGCGCTGCAAGAGCCTCGTTTTCGGCTAACGCCATTGCTTCGGCAGCGGTAAAAGAAATGAAATAG
- a CDS encoding cytochrome b/b6 domain-containing protein, translating into MKAIKEKHSLAMRWCHWVNFPILTIMIWSGMLIYWGNDEYSFTLFGHTFFRFFPEWFYSYLKIPHRLAEGMAFHFLFMWFFTLNGVFYILYTIISGDWRELVPKKNSFKEAWQVLLHDLHIRKMAPPQKKYNAAQRIAYSAIIVMGLGSLVTGLAIYKPVQFYYLTWLCGGYHFARILHFALTLGYVFFFVIHIVQVVLAGWNNFRSVISGFEVVNETPIPAIEKTNNDEQSK; encoded by the coding sequence ATGAAAGCCATAAAAGAAAAACACTCATTAGCCATGCGGTGGTGCCATTGGGTAAACTTTCCCATCCTCACCATTATGATCTGGAGCGGCATGCTCATCTATTGGGGAAATGACGAATACAGTTTTACCCTGTTTGGCCATACCTTTTTTCGTTTTTTTCCCGAATGGTTTTACAGCTATTTAAAAATCCCGCACCGCCTGGCAGAAGGGATGGCGTTCCATTTCCTGTTTATGTGGTTTTTTACGCTGAACGGGGTTTTTTATATTTTATATACCATCATATCCGGCGACTGGCGGGAGCTGGTGCCTAAAAAGAATTCCTTCAAAGAGGCCTGGCAGGTTTTATTGCATGACCTGCATATCCGCAAAATGGCACCCCCTCAAAAAAAATACAATGCCGCGCAGCGGATAGCTTATTCCGCAATCATAGTTATGGGCCTTGGCTCGCTGGTTACCGGCCTGGCCATCTATAAGCCGGTACAATTTTATTATTTAACGTGGCTTTGCGGAGGTTATCATTTTGCCAGAATCCTGCATTTTGCTTTAACCCTGGGTTATGTTTTCTTTTTTGTGATTCATATTGTGCAGGTTGTGCTGGCAGGATGGAATAATTTCCGGTCTGTTATCTCCGGCTTTGAAGTAGTTAATGAAACACCAATCCCCGCTATTGAAAAAACAAACAACGATGAGCAATCCAAATAA
- a CDS encoding molybdopterin-dependent oxidoreductase gives MSNPNKNQKKKELTVQQKINRRNFISFASFTVLAGGAYGGWRWLYKSPQEAAGGITAGAHKPLRRALNKTELIFRRVFSNNHLVKTYPKSMAARHIRVNSDIGIEAAKKFDPATWTLNVVKKGGEVLNLSLQEIMALPKTEIIYDFKCVEGWDQISHWGGVKFSDFIKHYQLDDYAKMEYVGMETPDKTYYVGLDMPSAMHPQTLLAYEMNDKLLPLEHGAPLRLIIPVKYGIKNLKRIGNMTFSNTRPRDYWAEAGYDYYSGL, from the coding sequence ATGAGCAATCCAAATAAAAACCAAAAAAAGAAGGAACTTACCGTTCAGCAAAAAATTAACAGGCGCAACTTTATCTCGTTTGCCAGTTTTACCGTATTGGCTGGTGGCGCTTATGGCGGCTGGCGGTGGTTGTATAAATCGCCCCAGGAAGCAGCAGGTGGCATTACGGCAGGTGCGCACAAACCGCTGCGCAGGGCATTGAACAAAACCGAGCTGATTTTCAGAAGGGTGTTCAGCAACAATCACCTCGTTAAAACCTATCCGAAATCAATGGCGGCCAGGCATATTCGCGTTAACAGCGATATTGGCATTGAAGCCGCCAAAAAATTCGACCCTGCAACATGGACTTTAAACGTGGTTAAAAAAGGCGGAGAGGTACTGAACCTTAGTTTACAGGAGATAATGGCCCTGCCGAAAACCGAAATTATTTATGACTTTAAATGTGTGGAGGGATGGGACCAGATCTCGCACTGGGGCGGTGTAAAATTCAGCGATTTTATAAAGCACTATCAGCTGGATGATTATGCTAAAATGGAATACGTGGGGATGGAAACGCCTGATAAAACCTACTACGTTGGTTTGGATATGCCAAGTGCCATGCACCCGCAAACCCTGCTGGCCTACGAGATGAATGATAAACTATTGCCCCTGGAGCATGGAGCGCCATTACGCCTCATCATTCCCGTTAAATACGGCATAAAAAATCTTAAACGCATTGGCAATATGACCTTCAGTAATACCCGCCCGCGCGATTACTGGGCCGAAGCAGGATATGATTATTATTCGGGATTATAA
- a CDS encoding MFS transporter, whose amino-acid sequence MPGEKLPFSKQLAYACGMIGWSIMTNIIIVMLPYFYLPPSSSGLTPFVPQLLLFGVLNIMSLIAASGRLVDAVFDPFIASLSDKSNNKNGRRIPFMKWAILPAILFCALTFCPLVKTESIDNAIWLTFTLIFFFMSVTTYIIPYNALLPELTSTAAEKVKLSSFQQVGFVIGIIISALVNNFADLVQSGFHVANRDTAVQYTIWGLCVFAGLIMLVPVFAIDEKKYSESKPSHLPILPAIRKTFSQPNFKYYLISDFSFYMALSIISSGLLFFITVLLPLPESMGGLLMGVMVLVSLVFYPLINYLSKKIGKKPIVLFSFALLSLIFAMIYFLGKLPLSPKVQVFTLVLLAAFPLASLGILPNAILAEIAEKDAIETGENREGMFFAVKYLFVKMGQTLGIALFAFLTVYGKDPGHDYGLRLNGVCGFALCMIAFLFFTRFKEKPDKEPAGGK is encoded by the coding sequence ATGCCGGGTGAAAAACTGCCTTTTTCTAAACAGCTAGCCTACGCCTGCGGGATGATTGGCTGGAGTATCATGACCAATATCATTATTGTGATGCTGCCCTATTTTTACCTGCCACCATCAAGCTCAGGACTTACTCCCTTTGTACCACAGCTTTTGCTATTCGGAGTGCTTAATATTATGTCGCTTATTGCAGCTTCGGGGCGACTTGTCGATGCTGTTTTTGATCCGTTTATTGCTTCTTTAAGTGATAAAAGCAATAACAAAAACGGGCGTCGCATTCCATTTATGAAATGGGCCATCTTACCTGCTATTCTTTTTTGTGCCCTTACCTTTTGCCCGCTGGTAAAAACAGAAAGTATTGATAATGCAATTTGGTTAACGTTTACACTCATCTTTTTTTTCATGAGTGTAACCACTTACATAATTCCTTACAATGCGCTGCTACCCGAACTTACCAGCACAGCCGCCGAAAAGGTTAAGCTGTCGTCTTTCCAACAGGTTGGGTTTGTTATTGGCATTATTATAAGCGCCCTGGTAAATAATTTTGCTGACCTTGTACAGTCCGGATTTCATGTAGCCAACCGCGACACGGCTGTTCAATATACCATATGGGGGCTTTGTGTTTTTGCGGGGTTAATAATGCTGGTGCCTGTTTTTGCTATTGATGAGAAAAAGTACTCTGAAAGCAAGCCCTCGCACCTGCCTATACTGCCTGCTATCCGCAAAACGTTTAGCCAGCCCAATTTTAAATACTACCTGATTTCTGACTTTTCGTTTTACATGGCGTTAAGCATCATATCAAGCGGGCTGTTATTCTTTATTACGGTATTACTCCCCTTGCCCGAATCAATGGGCGGTTTATTAATGGGGGTAATGGTGCTGGTATCGCTGGTCTTTTATCCTTTGATTAATTATTTGTCGAAAAAAATAGGGAAGAAACCTATTGTGTTGTTTTCATTTGCCCTGTTAAGCCTGATATTTGCGATGATCTACTTCCTGGGAAAACTGCCGCTATCACCAAAAGTACAGGTTTTTACCCTGGTGCTTTTAGCTGCTTTTCCGCTGGCTTCACTGGGGATTTTGCCAAATGCCATACTTGCCGAAATTGCCGAAAAAGATGCCATTGAAACAGGCGAGAACCGCGAGGGGATGTTTTTTGCGGTTAAATACCTGTTTGTAAAAATGGGGCAAACCCTGGGTATTGCCTTATTTGCTTTCCTTACTGTTTATGGAAAAGATCCGGGGCATGACTATGGCCTGCGCCTTAACGGCGTATGCGGCTTTGCCCTTTGCATGATCGCGTTTTTATTTTTTACACGCTTTAAGGAGAAGCCGGATAAAGAACCGGCGGGCGGAAAGTAA
- a CDS encoding SAM-dependent methyltransferase: MANTISIVKKSGFYQDLVLKFLCKMDKGTLYLTLPGGEEIIIGNGEGNISANIVVNDDAFYKRIILFGDIGFGEAYVEGLWDTDNITHVINWVLLNIDNAPGVSGSKVQALSLNLLKLYNRLSHFKRANTVEGSRKNISEHYDLNNDFFASFLDPTMTYSSAYFYKDGLSLEEAQLAKYDRLCRQLHLKPADHVLEIGSGWGGNAIYMAKTYGCKVTSLTISEEQHKLAVERVEAAGLSHKVNILLKDYRLMDGTFDKIVSVEMLEAVGYDFMDVYFKKCHELLKKNGILAIQVITSPDSRFESLRKGVDWIQKHIFPGSLLPSVGAINKSINRTGDLTLVDLKDIGLDYAKTLKLWYEAFNANLGKVKALGFDETFIRKWNYYLCYCEAAFAMRNINVMHLVYARPNNTSR, from the coding sequence ATGGCTAATACTATTTCAATCGTTAAAAAAAGCGGCTTTTACCAGGACCTTGTTTTAAAATTCCTGTGTAAAATGGATAAAGGAACTTTATACCTTACCTTGCCCGGTGGCGAAGAAATTATAATTGGCAACGGAGAAGGGAACATCAGCGCAAACATTGTGGTTAATGATGACGCGTTTTATAAACGTATAATTTTATTTGGCGATATAGGTTTCGGCGAAGCTTATGTTGAGGGCCTTTGGGATACTGATAATATTACCCATGTTATAAATTGGGTGTTGCTTAACATTGATAATGCACCCGGCGTTTCCGGCAGTAAGGTACAGGCGCTATCGCTCAACCTGCTCAAACTATATAACAGGCTTTCGCATTTTAAACGGGCCAATACGGTTGAAGGATCGCGCAAAAACATTTCAGAACATTATGATCTGAATAATGATTTTTTTGCCAGCTTTCTTGATCCTACCATGACTTACTCCAGCGCATATTTCTATAAAGATGGGCTAAGCCTTGAAGAGGCCCAATTGGCCAAGTACGACCGTTTATGCCGCCAGCTTCATTTAAAGCCAGCCGACCATGTGCTTGAAATTGGCAGCGGCTGGGGTGGCAATGCCATATATATGGCAAAAACTTACGGGTGCAAAGTAACTTCGTTAACAATTTCTGAAGAGCAGCACAAACTTGCAGTTGAACGTGTTGAGGCCGCCGGATTAAGCCATAAAGTAAACATCCTGCTAAAAGACTACCGGTTGATGGACGGCACTTTTGATAAGATTGTATCTGTTGAAATGCTGGAAGCGGTCGGGTATGATTTTATGGACGTTTACTTCAAGAAATGCCACGAATTGCTGAAGAAGAACGGCATTTTGGCGATCCAGGTGATTACCTCGCCCGATTCAAGGTTCGAGAGCCTTAGAAAAGGGGTGGATTGGATCCAGAAGCATATTTTCCCAGGGTCGTTATTGCCCTCTGTGGGAGCCATCAACAAATCAATCAACCGCACCGGCGATCTTACCCTGGTTGACCTGAAAGATATTGGCCTTGATTATGCAAAAACCCTTAAGTTGTGGTACGAAGCCTTTAACGCTAACCTGGGTAAAGTAAAAGCACTGGGTTTTGATGAAACTTTTATCCGTAAATGGAATTATTACCTGTGCTATTGCGAAGCAGCATTTGCCATGCGTAACATAAATGTAATGCATTTGGTGTACGCAAGGCCTAATAATACAAGCCGGTAA
- a CDS encoding DUF1365 domain-containing protein yields the protein MNSCLYKARVMHNRLAPKAHRFHYDVFMFYLDLDEIDVLSKRLKFMSRNRFNLFNFRDQDHLQLPRENPDKSKNTRQHLTTYLQSNGVDIGNGRIMVLTNLCTLGYQFNPVSFYFCYNEQNQPVCAVVEVCNTFLELKPYFLGAEAKQDEGFQLNTGKYFYVSPFIEMDTNFDFNLQIPGEKLQVRIDDYDKEGKRFFISTLNGVRKPLTDSTLLRYFLSFPLITLKVIGLIHWQALKLWLKKIPYHKKDDDLHLQKEVYRPYN from the coding sequence ATGAATTCCTGTCTCTATAAAGCCCGCGTAATGCATAACCGGTTGGCGCCAAAAGCACACCGGTTTCACTATGACGTGTTTATGTTTTACCTGGATTTGGATGAGATTGATGTATTGAGTAAACGGTTAAAATTTATGAGCCGTAACAGGTTCAATCTTTTTAACTTTAGGGATCAGGATCATCTGCAGTTACCCCGGGAAAACCCGGATAAATCAAAAAATACCAGGCAGCACCTCACAACGTACCTGCAAAGCAATGGGGTTGACATTGGGAATGGCCGAATAATGGTTTTAACCAATCTTTGTACACTGGGCTACCAATTTAACCCGGTATCGTTTTATTTTTGTTATAACGAGCAAAACCAACCGGTGTGCGCTGTTGTTGAGGTTTGCAATACCTTTTTGGAGCTGAAACCGTATTTTTTAGGCGCAGAAGCAAAACAGGATGAGGGTTTCCAATTGAATACGGGAAAGTATTTTTATGTTTCGCCGTTTATTGAAATGGATACTAATTTTGATTTTAACCTTCAGATTCCCGGCGAAAAGCTGCAGGTGAGGATAGATGATTATGATAAAGAGGGAAAACGCTTTTTTATCAGTACGTTAAACGGCGTTCGTAAGCCGCTGACCGATTCAACTTTGCTGCGATACTTTTTAAGCTTCCCGCTTATTACACTAAAAGTGATTGGGCTTATCCATTGGCAGGCGTTGAAACTATGGTTAAAGAAAATTCCATATCATAAAAAAGATGATGACCTGCATCTTCAAAAAGAAGTGTACAGGCCTTATAATTGA
- a CDS encoding NAD(P)/FAD-dependent oxidoreductase, whose amino-acid sequence MMNTHKTAIIGTGIAGMGCGHFLHKSTDLTIYEQNDYVGGHTNTVTVDEEGKPVYVDTGFMVFNFETYPNLCKLFDEIKAPIKKTDMSFSVQHMPSGLEYSGSSVNHLFAQRKNIFNLKYIKMLKQIGRFNKESMKILDDPKYADYSIGRYIKEFGFGEEMLWKYLVPMSSAVWSTPMKQMLDFPAVTLIRFFLNHGFLGLDTQHQWYTLQNGSQSYREILIKPFKDKIKVNRKALKVVRENGKVTIHASDGSQKTFDRVIIAAHGDQALRMLETPTAAEQRLLANFKYQYNKAVLHTDKSIMPKAKLAWSSWNYSIKMQEGEPTPTTIYWMNRLQGVSEKKDYFVSINPHDGLDPKKIIRELDYDHPLFDVPAINAQAELHQLNENGPVYFCGSYFKYGFHEDAFASAVQLCSQLLGKKIYQ is encoded by the coding sequence ATGATGAATACCCATAAAACTGCGATAATAGGCACAGGCATAGCCGGGATGGGATGCGGGCATTTTTTGCATAAAAGTACCGACTTAACCATTTACGAGCAAAATGATTACGTTGGCGGCCATACCAATACCGTAACTGTTGATGAAGAAGGAAAGCCTGTGTATGTTGACACCGGGTTTATGGTTTTTAACTTTGAAACCTACCCGAATTTATGCAAGTTGTTTGATGAAATAAAGGCGCCGATAAAGAAAACGGATATGTCGTTCAGTGTGCAGCACATGCCAAGCGGGCTGGAATATAGCGGATCGAGCGTTAACCACTTATTTGCGCAGCGAAAAAATATATTCAACCTGAAATATATTAAGATGCTGAAACAGATTGGCCGGTTTAATAAGGAAAGCATGAAGATTCTGGATGATCCGAAGTATGCGGATTATTCGATAGGCAGATATATTAAGGAGTTTGGGTTTGGCGAAGAGATGCTTTGGAAATACCTGGTGCCCATGAGCTCGGCGGTATGGTCCACCCCGATGAAACAAATGTTGGATTTCCCTGCGGTGACCCTGATCCGTTTTTTCCTGAACCATGGTTTTTTAGGTTTGGATACCCAGCACCAGTGGTACACCCTTCAAAACGGGAGCCAGTCATACCGCGAGATCCTCATCAAGCCATTTAAAGATAAGATAAAAGTAAACCGCAAGGCCCTGAAAGTGGTACGCGAGAATGGGAAAGTCACGATCCACGCATCGGACGGCTCGCAGAAAACTTTTGACAGGGTGATTATTGCAGCACATGGCGACCAGGCATTGAGGATGCTGGAAACGCCAACCGCCGCTGAACAGCGGCTGCTGGCCAATTTTAAATACCAGTATAATAAAGCCGTTTTACATACCGATAAAAGCATAATGCCAAAAGCTAAACTCGCATGGAGCAGCTGGAACTACAGCATTAAGATGCAGGAAGGGGAACCTACACCCACCACCATTTACTGGATGAACAGACTGCAGGGCGTATCCGAAAAAAAGGATTATTTCGTTTCTATCAACCCGCATGATGGCCTCGACCCAAAAAAAATAATCAGGGAGCTGGATTATGACCACCCCTTGTTTGACGTGCCTGCAATAAATGCCCAGGCCGAACTGCATCAGCTGAATGAAAATGGGCCGGTATATTTTTGCGGCAGCTATTTTAAATATGGCTTTCATGAAGATGCATTTGCCAGCGCGGTTCAGCTCTGTTCGCAACTTTTGGGGAAGAAAATTTATCAGTAA
- a CDS encoding alpha/beta hydrolase, whose product MIRFYLILVLLLISTLCFLKAPEYHLWLLAIGVTEFWWLFAGIAILLTASGFWVQKYQLPGTILGLITLVIFLSPVVRACWVSRDVGPALAGSFNTTAQSQAKPFNFLNLFKSEKNLPPRAFTYVKYEDTSLTLDYYQSSKGEKKPCVIVVHGGSWSSGDSKQLPELNSYLAEKGYNVAAINYRMAPKYQTPAPVEDIKAAMIYLKKNADALHIDTNSFFLLGRSAGAQIALLAAYTLKEPAIKGVIDFYGPADMVWGYSIPSNPLIMDSRKVMDNYIGGPYSKVPQKYVACSPLEFVDKQSPPTLIIHGTNDVLVSSEHSRRLDLKLQQNGIEHYWLKLPWATHGFDYNLNGPGGQLSTYAVETFLNAISSQAQLKENKKEKMIVTQ is encoded by the coding sequence ATGATCCGTTTTTATCTTATCCTGGTTTTATTACTTATCTCCACGCTTTGTTTTTTAAAGGCGCCCGAGTATCACCTTTGGCTGCTGGCCATTGGCGTAACAGAATTTTGGTGGCTGTTTGCCGGCATAGCAATACTGCTAACAGCAAGCGGCTTTTGGGTGCAGAAATATCAGCTTCCGGGCACTATTTTAGGGTTGATAACGCTGGTTATCTTCCTTTCGCCGGTGGTTAGGGCATGTTGGGTTTCCAGGGATGTTGGGCCAGCTTTAGCCGGCTCTTTTAATACTACGGCCCAAAGCCAGGCGAAACCGTTTAATTTTTTAAACCTTTTTAAAAGCGAAAAAAATCTGCCGCCCCGTGCATTCACTTATGTAAAATATGAGGACACCTCACTCACGCTGGATTATTACCAGTCTTCAAAAGGTGAAAAAAAGCCGTGTGTTATTGTAGTTCATGGCGGATCGTGGAGCAGCGGCGACAGCAAGCAATTGCCCGAACTAAACAGCTACCTGGCCGAAAAGGGGTATAACGTTGCGGCTATAAATTACCGGATGGCGCCAAAATATCAAACGCCGGCCCCTGTTGAGGACATTAAAGCCGCTATGATTTACCTTAAAAAAAACGCGGACGCGCTGCACATTGATACGAATAGTTTCTTTTTACTGGGCCGCTCCGCGGGTGCGCAAATAGCCTTGCTTGCAGCTTATACCCTTAAGGAGCCGGCAATAAAAGGCGTAATTGATTTTTATGGCCCGGCAGATATGGTATGGGGCTATTCAATTCCTTCAAACCCATTGATAATGGATTCGCGGAAAGTTATGGATAATTATATTGGCGGCCCTTACAGCAAGGTGCCTCAAAAATACGTTGCCTGTTCGCCATTGGAGTTTGTGGATAAACAATCGCCGCCAACCCTTATTATTCACGGCACAAATGATGTGCTGGTATCGTCTGAACATAGCCGCCGCCTTGATTTAAAACTACAGCAAAACGGCATTGAGCATTACTGGCTTAAGCTGCCATGGGCAACCCATGGCTTTGATTATAATTTGAATGGCCCGGGCGGCCAATTGTCAACCTACGCGGTAGAGACTTTTTTAAATGCCATAAGTTCTCAAGCCCAATTAAAGGAGAACAAAAAAGAAAAAATGATAGTCACTCAATGA